aTTGCTTCCAGAAGaggccgtgcctctttttgctcgacttggcgggggcactgccgtgcccccagatagtTTAACATTTCGTCATCAATATCATGATCAGTAGTTCCACTTCATCAAATGTCATCTATTTTAATGTACTTACATATACATCCTACATTTTGTGATGCATGATCAAGTATTAATATTACCTTTGACGAGTGCCGGCGTTGTGCTACATGCAGCTAGCACGGGTGCAGCAGGGACCGCTTCCATGGGAATTGGTGATGAAGCTGAAAAACATGAAATCCAATACTGTACATTTGAAATAacaaaaaacctttcagattttaattttcaatttaaccacccttgcCAATGTTTATAATACTTCAAATAGATTTTAcgttcactttttttttaaataaaataaaaactgttgAATTCGGTtgacattataaaaaaattatcccTGAATAATagatgatcaaacgaacttctCAAGCGAAGTTCGATCACTATTATATGAGTCGTTTCATTCGAAGATATAACATTTACCAGGTAGTCCTTTAAACCTACAGGCGActtttgcacaatatttaaagaCAATCAATTGACTATTGAACTGATTTTtagttcattcattcattccctTACCCTTTCCAGTCGTTCCACCGCCATAGTTGCTCATTATCTTTAGAGAAAACGCAAAACTTTTAAATGTGGGTTGCATAATAAGGGTGGGAGGGTTATTATATCTTCGAATGAAACGACTCATATAATAGTGATCGAACTTCGCTTGagaagttcgtttgatcatctATTATATTTCGTTCGTTTCATTCTTCAGATATAACATTTACCAGGTAGATGTTTAGAGACTTTTAAGTTTTGCTTTAGGTGGAATGAAATAAGGTAGGTATaatatgaaatcatttatttattattccactTTGATGTGACCTTATTGGACCATCATCACTAATGAACTTATTTGTATTAACAGATTAACaaattatctaaatataatCAATGATTTAATTATCTATTCATTATTGCTTGCATTAGGCATGCAAACAGATCTCGCAAAGAGCCCGTCGTCCGATAGTGGTCTATTATAGAACCGCGCGAAGGACGTAGAAGCCGCGGTCCAGCCCGCGGTGCGGCGGATGGTGTCCAGGCTGAcgccggcgcggcgcgcggccgacgtggcggcgtggcgcgcgctgTGCGCGCTGAACACTCTGATGTCGATACCACTTTCCGACAAAACATTTTTAATCCATCTGCTGATGGTTTGAGAAGTTACAGGTCTATGTGGGAGTTTGTATGTCAATAGCAAATGTCCCATACTATCAACTCTCATATTTTTCGTTACAAAAATATAATCTCTGAGAGTTGTAGCAGGGCATATAGAAACGTTATCTTTAAAATATGGAAGGAAGAGAACAGGTTGTTCTCGTCCTGCGGCTGATGTTTTAATTATATCAGTGATACCAATTTTGACGCCATTTGTGGATACAATAACATTTTCGATTTTTATAAGTGAGAATGTTTGAACCCTATGCGCTGTGCATATGGCCAGTAATGTTACTAATTTTTTCGACAAATATTCCAGGCTTATACTTTTATTGGGATACCAGTGAGAGATATGGTTTAAAACAACGTGAGGGTCCCATGTATGGTTATACTTGGGACCGTTCGGTCTTAGTTTGTACGCGCCTTTAAGAAGGCGTTTCACGCAATTGTCCGAACCGACATTGTCTCCCAATAACAAGGATAAGGCTGAACGGTGACTATTCAGTGTGCCGTATGCGCATTTTTTGTTAAATTGTTCTGTTAGAAAAGACAGTAATGGCGATTTCTGTGGATTTAAAACATCGATAGAATTAATAGCGCAAAATTGCCACCAGAGCTTATAGGTAACTTCGTATTGCTGTATTGTTTTATCGGAAAGTGATGCCAACATCAGTGTTATAGCCTCTGGCGGGGTGCCTCTTCGACTGAAGGACTGTCGAAGTGCTTCTCGACCGCCAGGGTAAACCCATTGTGTAGGGGATGGCAGTCCCTGTAATGGGAaaaaaaaggggttaaaagTGTTTTAAACTTGAATAAGTGTAAATGCGTCGACCGCTATCGCGTTGACACGAGAAGCAAATAATATAATTGGTGGTTTACCAAACAGGTGAACCTGCTATCTAAAAGTTAAAATACTCCGTTCGAAGCATCTCTTTCGGTAGCTGGAGAGAGTCTGGATTAGCAATCCTTCATGTATTTTGTTAGGTATACATGATGCAAAAATAGAATTTGCTTCTCGTATCATTACCAATTATTTTATGTATGCGCGTATAATACATTTAGTTAAGGAAACTGAATGTTGCCTATACGATGTTATTCGTACTAGCTTAATTGCGGTCGTATTAAAACCCGCAACAAAATTGCATAATTAGTTGTGTTTCAGCTTTCAAAGCCTTGCTCCAAGGACTAAAATCAAACAACCTCCAGACGGACTGGTACTCAAATGAGTGTGAGGACTGGTCTCAAATGATACATTAACGAAATAATTGTGCAATTTTGTTtcgtcatttttattttttgtgaagCTATTGTTATAAGTATTAAATACTTGTATGCTTTTCTCCGTTATCTCGGGACAAGAAGAAACCcgataaatatctatatatatcGAATTTTTAATCTGGGGCACGGATATGGCTCCTAAATCTAGCAGCTATTGAATAGCTAACTTTACATAAAGTATACTGTGGGTATTTGACGTAAAGAGTGTTTACTTCCCGTCTGAGTTAAATGCCCTTAAATGTAGGTAACCATATCTGACCCAAATGAAAACGGTATATGTAGCCGtatttaattatgtttaatatAGGAGTTATAAAACGGACTTATTTGGATGAGATTACCTGTGTTACGGTGTCTGGGCGCTCGTCTTGGTCGCAGGGGCCGCCTTGGCCGGCTGTGCGTCCGGAAGCGCCCGACGGCTGTAGCTCGCCTGCCTGCGAGCACCTCTCCGCCCCCCCCTGTTCGACGCGTAACGAGGGGGCGCTGTCCAGTTTCCCGAGTACGACGCTCGGTTTGTCGACGGTTGTGCCGTCGCGGGTTTCTTTGGAGACGTTTTCTTAATTTGAAGACCTTGTTTTTCAATGGTCTTCGCCGCCTTGATTTTTTCAGCCAATTTATTGCCGAACAGCGTTTCATCACGTTCTGTATCTTGAATAACTTGCAAGAACGACTTATCGAGACTAGGGGTGATGAGTTTTATTCGATTCTGAGTAAGTGACGCATGGATGTCACACAGAATGCGGCAACCGTTGCTGAGGTGTTTCATAGCTCTGATTCCGTTGGGATCGGCGCATTTGATTAGAATATCCATGGCCCTGTTAATAGCAGCGATTCCGTTGCCGAGTTGCTGCTGCGTCGCGGCCAGATTTTTGTCTCGGTTACGAACCATATCGGGTACGGCTGCTGAAATCTCCACGTTTAATTTTGGTGCTTGTAACAACCGGCAGTTGTCGGGAACCAAATAGTCTTTTAAGATTTTATCTCTAGCTTCGGTCGTCATGCCTTTTTTAAGTAACGGTGACCAAAGTTTCGTT
This genomic stretch from Leguminivora glycinivorella isolate SPB_JAAS2020 chromosome Z, LegGlyc_1.1, whole genome shotgun sequence harbors:
- the LOC125240853 gene encoding uncharacterized protein LOC125240853, whose translation is MSKRTAKEKLIHYREKIKRLEQIYDSSSSEDEDVVMDPDGPILAHDPIIQEPQRNIENPEPEHNSSVPMSDHNNGIIVPENQADLPMSSAQPELAPDMLLALGESTEDTPEYGENIHDNLTKLWSPLLKKGMTTEARDKILKDYLVPDNCRLLQAPKLNVEISAAVPDMVRNRDKNLAATQQQLGNGIAAINRAMDILIKCADPNGIRAMKHLSNGCRILCDIHASLTQNRIKLITPSLDKSFLQVIQDTERDETLFGNKLAEKIKAAKTIEKQGLQIKKTSPKKPATAQPSTNRASYSGNWTAPPRYASNRGGRRGARRQASYSRRALPDAQPAKAAPATKTSAQTP